From a single Ignavibacteria bacterium genomic region:
- a CDS encoding cobalamin B12-binding domain-containing protein, whose translation MEKKIRVLVGKAGLDGHDRGAKVIAAALRDAGMEVIYTGLRQTPETIVEAALQEDVDVIGLSILSGAHMTLFPKVLGLMKEKGIDDVLLTGGGIIPESDKEALKKIGTGELFTPGTPTHEIADYIKKWCEEHPRD comes from the coding sequence ATGGAGAAGAAGATCAGAGTTTTAGTCGGTAAAGCCGGACTTGACGGCCACGACAGGGGAGCGAAAGTTATTGCTGCTGCACTTCGGGATGCAGGCATGGAAGTGATCTATACCGGATTGAGGCAGACCCCCGAAACGATTGTTGAAGCAGCACTTCAGGAAGATGTGGATGTAATTGGTTTAAGCATTCTTTCAGGTGCGCATATGACTCTTTTCCCAAAAGTCCTCGGCTTGATGAAGGAAAAGGGGATTGACGATGTACTTTTGACCGGGGGTGGAATAATACCCGAGAGTGACAAGGAAGCATTAAAGAAGATTGGAACGGGAGAACTTTTTACCCCCGGAACTCCAACACATGAGATTGCTGATTACATAAAAAAATGGTGCGAGGAGCATCCCCGCGACTAA